In Yarrowia lipolytica chromosome 1F, complete sequence, a genomic segment contains:
- a CDS encoding uncharacterized protein (Compare to YALI0F02563g, similar to uniprot|P21734 Saccharomyces cerevisiae YDR177w UBC1 E2 ubiquitin-conjugating enzyme), which translates to MSRARRVAREMEDVRSDSEAGITIQAINDADISHLKGTFHGPPGTPYQGGTFVVDIQIPNDYPFKPPRMKFDTRIYHPNISSQTGAICLDILKDAWSPVFTLKSSLISLQSLLQSAEPNDPQDAEVAKIYLTDKAAFERTAAEWTAQYAGGNAGGDQDEIARLGLDRDAVEGFASMGFGKDKIIAVFKKLQIKKPQSQEDEQRVVEELLN; encoded by the exons ATGTCACGAGCCCGACGAGTAGccagagagatggaggatGTGCGGTCCGACTCCGAAGCCGGCATCACCATCCAGGCCATCAACGATGCCGACATCTCCCATCTGAAGGGCACCTTCCACGGGCCTCCCGGCACTCCCTACCAGGGCGGCACTTTTGTGGTCGATATCCAGATCCCCAATGATT acccCTTCAAGCCTCCTCGAATGAAGTTTGACACTCGCATTTACCACCCCAACATTTCGTCGCAGACCGGCGCCATCTGTctcgacattctcaaggacgcATGGTCGCCTGTCTTCACGCTCAAATCGTCGCTTATCTCGCTGCAGTCGCTGCTGCAATCTGCCGAGCCCAACGACCCCCAGGATGCTGAGGTGGCCAAGATCTATCTCACCGACAAGGCCGCTTTTGAGCGTACTGCAGCAGAATGGACAGCCCAGTACGCCGGTGGCAacgctggaggagatcaagacGAGATCGCACGCCTTGGCCTGGATCGAGACGCCGTTGAGGGATTCGCCAGCATGGGTTTTGGCAAAGACAAGATCATCGCCGTGTTCAAAAAGCTGCAAATCAAGAAGCCTCAGTCTCAAGAGGACGAGCAGAGAGTGGTCGAGGAGCTTCTGAACTAG
- a CDS encoding uncharacterized protein (Compare to YALI0F02585g, similar to uniprot|P40327 Saccharomyces cerevisiae YDL007w YTA5 26S proteasome regulatory subunit), with the protein MGNRPSLPGDKKKDDKKNEKPKYEPPVNTRSHRKKKKGPENANKLPGVYPTTRCKLKLLKMERIKDHLLLEEEFVQNQERLNPLDDKVAEERSKVDTLRGSPMGVGTLEEIIDDDHAIVSSTSGPEYYVSIMSFVDKDLLEPGCSVLLHHKTVSVVGVLQDDADPMVSVMKLDKAPTESYADIGGLESQIQEIKESVELPLTHPELYEEMGIKPPKGVILYGAPGTGKTLLAKAVANQTSATFLRIVGSELIQKYLGDGPRLCRQIFQIAAEHAPSIVFIDEIDAIGTKRYESTSGGEREVQRTMLELLNQLDGFDDRGDVKVIMATNKIESLDPALIRPGRIDRKILFENPDSTTKRKIMGIHTSKMNLNDDVDLEEFVSSKDELSGADIKAMCTEAGLLALRERRMRVTAEDFRTAKERVMKNKVEENLEGLYL; encoded by the exons ATG GGTAACCGACCATCACTCCCcggagacaagaagaaggacgacaagaagaacgagaAGCCCAAGTATGAGCCTCCCGTGAACACACGATCGCAtcgaaagaagaagaagggcccCGAAAACGCCAACAAACTGCCCGGCGTGTACCCCACGACACGATGcaagctcaagctgctcaagatggagcgaatcaaggatcatctgctgctggaggaagAGTTTGTGCAGAATCAGGAGCGTCTCAACCCGCTGGACGACAAGGTTGCCGAGGAGCGATCAAAGGTTGACACTCTGAGAGGTTCTCCCATGGGCGTGGGcactctggaggagatcatcGACGACGATCATGCCATTGTCTCGTCCACTTCTGGCCCCGAGTACTACGTTTCGATCATGTCTTTTGTTGATAAGGATCTTCTAGAACCCGGCTGTTCTGTTTTGCTGCACCACAAGACTGTGTCTGTCGTTGGAGTGCTGCAAGACGATGCCGACCCCATGGTCTCGGTAATGAAGTTGGACAAGGCCCCCACAGAGTCGTATGCCGATATTGGAGGTCTGGAGTCGCAGATTCAGGAAATTAAGGAGTCCGTGGAGCTGCCACTCACACATCCAGAGCTCTATGAAGAGATGGGTATCAAACCCCCCAAGGGAGTCATTCTTTACGGCGCTCCCGGAACCGGAAAGACactgctggccaaggccgtCGCCAACCAGACTTCTGCTACATTTTTGCGAATCGTTGGATCCGAGCTGATCCAAAAGTACTTGGGAGACGGTCCCCGACTGTGTCGACAGATTTTCCAGATTGCCGCAGAACACGCACCGTCCATTGTTTTCATCGATGAGATTGACGCTATTGGAACCAAACGATACGAGTCGACGTCTGGCGGAGAGCGAGAGGTGCAGCGGACCATGCTGGAGCTTCTGAACCAGCTGGATGGATTCGACGACCGAGGAGACGTCAAGGTAATTATGGCTACAAACAAGATTGAGTCGCTGGACCCTGCACTGATTCGACCTGGTCGAATCGACCGAAAGATTCTGTTTGAGAATCCcgactccaccaccaagcgAAAGATTATGGGCATCCACACCTCCAAGATGAACCTCAACGACGATGTTGATCTcgaggagtttgtgtcTTCCAAGGATGAACTTTCTGGAGCCGACATCAAGGCCATGTGCACCGAGGCAGGTCTGCTTGCTCTGCGAGAGAGACGAATGCGGGTCACTGCTGAGGATTTCCGAACCGCTAAAGAGCGGGTCATGAAGaacaaggtggaggagaaccTTGAGGGTCTCTACCTGTAA